From a single Collibacillus ludicampi genomic region:
- a CDS encoding sensor histidine kinase — MENMSQIYDLCHTYTSLSKEDIRLIVDKSHMLQTIADLAQANVFIDCPQRDGETMIVVAEAVPATIHSLYKTAVVGKKIYEPYEPAVFRAYRTGKPTMAHRAITHEGQHVKQNVIPIKNQSGKTIGLLILEQDVTLQVKRENELAILSETTEEFYRTFWDFITKERIIPDILEEALVFLDQDGSILYANNYAIGLIEGYGQLKTDNYINYRIQEALPFVKDSDYSHDGFVQREVNYLEKIFILRSICLKRKNDDTSRILINLRDITDLRYKERQLMVKSAVIKEIHHRVKNNLQTVASLLRLQMRRGASEEAKLSYQESLNRIMSIATVHEVLSYSGIEKVHMDEIINKISKLISYNFPGQESDVQIKLETEPIPLDSHQAVSLALILTELIQNCLKHAFTGREAGRITVRYYHMEGMIHLLVEDDGVGIKEVPKTDQLGLGIVKNLTHYDLAGTFTIEQNVMQGTTAHVIFPLKEEE, encoded by the coding sequence ATGGAAAATATGTCGCAAATTTACGATCTTTGTCATACCTATACTTCTCTTTCGAAAGAGGATATTCGACTGATTGTTGATAAGAGCCATATGCTCCAAACGATCGCCGATCTGGCGCAAGCGAACGTTTTTATCGATTGCCCGCAACGGGACGGGGAAACGATGATCGTTGTTGCGGAAGCGGTTCCTGCTACCATCCATTCATTATATAAGACTGCAGTTGTAGGAAAGAAAATATATGAACCTTATGAACCTGCTGTTTTTCGTGCATATAGAACGGGAAAACCTACGATGGCACATCGAGCGATCACTCACGAAGGCCAGCATGTGAAACAAAATGTAATACCGATCAAAAACCAGTCCGGCAAGACCATAGGATTATTAATCCTAGAACAGGATGTCACATTACAAGTGAAAAGGGAAAATGAGTTGGCAATCCTTTCCGAAACAACAGAGGAATTCTATCGCACTTTCTGGGATTTTATAACCAAAGAACGGATCATTCCCGATATTCTTGAGGAAGCCCTGGTCTTTTTAGATCAGGATGGAAGTATATTGTATGCCAATAATTATGCGATTGGGCTCATCGAAGGCTACGGTCAATTAAAAACAGATAATTACATTAATTATCGAATTCAAGAAGCTTTACCGTTTGTAAAGGACAGCGATTATTCCCATGATGGATTTGTTCAAAGGGAGGTTAATTATTTAGAGAAAATTTTCATTCTTCGATCCATTTGTTTGAAAAGAAAGAATGATGATACGAGCCGCATTTTGATCAATCTTCGGGATATTACGGATCTTCGTTATAAAGAACGGCAGTTGATGGTCAAATCGGCTGTGATCAAAGAAATTCACCATCGAGTAAAAAACAATTTGCAAACGGTGGCGAGTTTACTTCGATTGCAAATGAGACGTGGTGCAAGCGAGGAAGCTAAACTTTCCTATCAAGAAAGTCTTAATCGCATCATGAGCATAGCTACCGTTCATGAAGTACTTTCCTATAGCGGAATTGAAAAGGTTCATATGGATGAAATAATCAATAAAATTTCGAAACTGATTAGCTACAATTTTCCCGGACAAGAGTCCGATGTGCAAATCAAGTTGGAAACCGAGCCGATTCCATTAGACTCCCATCAGGCTGTTTCATTAGCTCTTATTTTGACTGAATTGATCCAAAATTGTTTAAAACATGCTTTCACCGGTCGCGAAGCCGGACGGATTACGGTTCGTTATTACCACATGGAAGGGATGATCCATCTCCTAGTTGAAGACGATGGAGTCGGCATAAAAGAAGTGCCCAAAACCGATCAATTGGGATTAGGGATCGTGAAGAATTTAACGCATTATGATCTTGCAGGTACATTCACAATTGAACAGAACGTGATGCAAGGTACGACAGCCCATGTCATATTTCCCTTGAAAGAGGAGGAATGA
- a CDS encoding ANTAR domain-containing response regulator: MSKARIMVVDDESILRMDIKEMLIEAGYDVVAEANTGELAIELAALHRPDLIVMDVKMPKMNGIKASKIIQQSFKIPVLLLTAYSETDLIKEARNANVVGYLVKPISEQDLIPAVEVALGQSERIKALLGNIQELEYKMETRKLVEKAKGILMEIYKIPEEDAYKKIRSYCMTNRTSMKEVAEYVIKHRQLDSRRVSSLNLR; encoded by the coding sequence ATGAGCAAAGCACGGATCATGGTGGTTGATGATGAATCGATTCTTCGTATGGATATAAAAGAAATGCTGATAGAGGCCGGATACGATGTAGTGGCTGAAGCCAACACGGGTGAATTGGCCATTGAATTGGCGGCGTTGCATCGTCCCGACCTTATTGTCATGGATGTCAAGATGCCCAAGATGAACGGGATTAAAGCGAGCAAGATCATTCAGCAATCGTTTAAAATCCCGGTTTTACTGCTGACGGCATACAGTGAAACGGATTTAATCAAAGAAGCAAGGAACGCGAATGTTGTAGGATATCTTGTGAAACCAATTTCAGAACAAGACTTAATCCCTGCAGTTGAAGTTGCTCTCGGTCAATCCGAAAGGATAAAGGCCTTATTAGGCAATATTCAAGAGCTGGAATACAAAATGGAAACGCGAAAATTGGTTGAGAAGGCGAAGGGAATTCTTATGGAAATTTACAAAATTCCCGAAGAGGATGCTTATAAAAAAATTCGTTCTTATTGTATGACAAACAGAACGTCAATGAAGGAAGTGGCCGAGTATGTAATCAAGCATCGTCAACTCGATTCTCGACGCGTTTCATCACTGAATTTACGTTAA
- a CDS encoding MgtC/SapB family protein: protein MDSLHFSYNGYMITHTEIYIRLLVSGLLGLFIGLDRSFKNKPAGLKTYTYVSVACALITIVSIYSAEWYSKPNSGTQMDPMRLAAQIVSGLGFLGAGVILKDGLKVKGLTSAAMIFFAGGVGIGIGAGFYGVVIFAVVITFALARVGLYLEKRTLVRTRRNQRKNINEENEKLPM, encoded by the coding sequence ATGGATTCCCTGCATTTTTCTTACAATGGATATATGATCACACACACTGAAATCTACATAAGGCTTTTGGTCAGCGGTTTATTGGGACTATTTATCGGCTTGGATCGGTCTTTCAAAAACAAACCCGCCGGGTTGAAGACTTACACCTATGTGTCTGTCGCATGCGCATTGATTACGATCGTTTCGATTTATAGCGCGGAATGGTACAGTAAGCCGAATAGCGGAACTCAGATGGATCCGATGCGACTTGCCGCACAAATTGTATCCGGGTTGGGTTTTTTGGGAGCAGGAGTTATCTTGAAAGACGGTTTAAAAGTCAAAGGTTTAACTTCCGCAGCGATGATCTTTTTTGCAGGCGGAGTGGGTATCGGAATTGGAGCGGGATTTTACGGGGTTGTAATCTTTGCGGTTGTCATCACATTCGCTTTAGCAAGAGTCGGTTTATATCTAGAGAAGAGGACTCTTGTAAGAACGAGACGTAACCAGAGAAAAAACATCAATGAAGAAAATGAAAAGTTGCCTATGTGA
- a CDS encoding DUF5665 domain-containing protein, with product MAEQDEQVYKRMERIAVYLEKLNFGDYVQLLQRPHRIIYLNFLGGLARGVGIGIGFTVLATVLLYLLQKLAVYNLPYIGRFIADLVRIVQAHLYTPTF from the coding sequence ATGGCTGAACAGGATGAACAAGTATATAAAAGAATGGAACGCATCGCCGTTTACTTGGAAAAACTCAATTTCGGAGATTATGTTCAGCTTCTGCAGCGACCTCATAGGATTATTTATTTAAATTTTCTCGGCGGGTTAGCACGAGGTGTAGGTATTGGAATCGGATTTACAGTTTTGGCGACGGTCCTTCTGTACCTATTACAAAAACTTGCTGTCTACAATCTTCCTTATATCGGACGGTTCATCGCTGACCTTGTACGTATCGTACAGGCACATCTGTATACGCCGACTTTTTAA
- a CDS encoding TraR/DksA C4-type zinc finger protein has protein sequence MSLTEAQIDDLRQQLLSEKEEIERRIDHYLLDESMRDSITEHSMYDNHPADIGSELFERGKDLALKDTDSLRLAKINRAFERMNNHTYGICAHCGKEIPFSRLQAEPAAEYCIPCQVDLEAHEISTNRPVEENFLYPGFGRTFLDQASHEQMAYDGEDAWQDVARYGTSNSAVDFEDGTNPDLLYIDAEERRGYVEDMEAYLTADIYGNPTGFTRNEAYRRNARHSTEEGNWMGLDSEEDNLE, from the coding sequence TTGAGTTTGACAGAAGCACAAATCGACGATTTGCGGCAACAACTTCTGAGCGAGAAAGAAGAGATCGAGCGGCGCATCGACCATTACTTATTGGACGAGTCAATGAGAGACAGCATCACCGAGCATTCGATGTATGATAATCATCCGGCCGATATCGGAAGCGAACTGTTTGAAAGAGGGAAAGATCTGGCGTTAAAAGATACGGATAGCCTGCGTCTCGCGAAGATCAACAGGGCGTTTGAACGCATGAACAATCACACGTACGGGATCTGCGCGCATTGCGGTAAGGAAATCCCTTTCTCCCGTCTGCAAGCGGAGCCGGCCGCAGAATATTGTATTCCTTGCCAGGTGGACTTAGAAGCACATGAAATCTCAACAAACAGGCCTGTGGAAGAAAATTTTCTGTATCCGGGTTTTGGACGGACTTTTCTAGATCAAGCGAGTCATGAACAGATGGCTTATGACGGAGAAGATGCCTGGCAGGATGTCGCTCGTTACGGCACTTCCAACTCGGCGGTTGACTTCGAAGACGGGACAAATCCCGACCTTCTCTATATTGATGCGGAAGAGAGGCGCGGATATGTGGAGGATATGGAAGCGTACTTGACGGCCGATATTTATGGCAATCCGACCGGTTTCACGCGTAATGAAGCGTATCGCCGAAATGCGAGGCATTCGACGGAGGAAGGAAATTGGATGGGACTTGATTCCGAAGAAGATAACCTGGAGTAA
- the lspA gene encoding signal peptidase II: MVYILAVLIILLDQFSKYLVKTYMQIGESIPLLGDVLRLTSHRNPGAAFGMLQGKRWLFVVITVIVISAIAYATGRIGKERKLLRISLGLLLGGAVGNLIDRVLHGEVVDFIDVHIIHYPIFNIADSAIVIAVVLMMIDMFIMWRKEEATQR, from the coding sequence ATGGTATACATACTCGCAGTATTAATTATCCTTCTGGATCAGTTCAGCAAATATCTTGTGAAAACGTATATGCAAATCGGTGAATCGATCCCGCTTCTGGGAGATGTGCTGCGCCTGACGTCGCATCGTAACCCGGGAGCGGCTTTTGGCATGTTACAAGGGAAACGCTGGTTATTTGTTGTCATCACAGTGATCGTGATTTCGGCGATCGCGTATGCGACCGGTCGCATCGGAAAAGAGAGGAAACTGCTCCGTATCTCACTCGGCTTATTGCTCGGCGGAGCTGTGGGGAATTTGATTGACCGTGTCTTACACGGTGAAGTCGTCGATTTCATCGATGTTCACATCATTCATTATCCAATTTTTAATATTGCCGATTCGGCGATCGTGATTGCCGTCGTACTGATGATGATCGATATGTTTATCATGTGGCGCAAAGAAGAGGCGACCCAGAGGTGA
- a CDS encoding RluA family pseudouridine synthase: MSEETMIWEEEDRELDGQTYDWTASEEDEGERVDKWVAEKVDRSRTMVQGYIEGGLLLVNGRPIKANYKLRPGDAVSLEIPEPEDTRIEPENIPLDLVYEDADVIVVNKPRGMVVHPAAGHTKGTLVNALMYHCTDLSGIGGELRPGIVHRIDKDTSGLIMAAKNDMAHQSLSRQLKDHTVTRQYIALVHGVVNHDLGTVDAPIGRHPVHRKEMSVRKDGRHAVTHFHVLERFNGYTLLECKLETGRTHQIRVHMQFIGHPLVGDPVYGPKRTLSGIEGQALHAQVLGFTHPRTGEYLEFSAPMPEDMLALVERLRKDMA, from the coding sequence ATGAGTGAAGAGACGATGATATGGGAAGAGGAAGACCGGGAACTCGATGGGCAAACCTATGACTGGACCGCTTCGGAGGAGGACGAAGGGGAACGGGTCGATAAATGGGTTGCAGAGAAGGTCGATCGATCTCGTACGATGGTACAAGGATATATCGAAGGCGGGCTCCTTCTTGTCAACGGAAGACCGATCAAGGCGAACTATAAATTGAGGCCAGGAGATGCCGTTTCTCTTGAGATACCGGAACCGGAGGACACAAGGATCGAACCGGAAAACATCCCGTTAGATCTTGTCTACGAGGACGCCGATGTGATTGTCGTGAATAAGCCGAGGGGGATGGTCGTCCATCCAGCGGCCGGTCATACGAAAGGTACTCTCGTGAATGCGTTGATGTATCATTGTACCGATTTGTCGGGTATCGGAGGGGAACTTCGGCCCGGAATCGTGCATCGTATCGACAAGGATACTTCCGGTTTGATCATGGCAGCCAAAAATGACATGGCCCACCAAAGTTTGAGCCGACAATTGAAAGATCATACGGTTACACGGCAATATATCGCCTTGGTGCACGGAGTTGTCAACCATGATCTTGGAACGGTCGACGCACCGATCGGCCGCCATCCGGTACATCGCAAGGAAATGTCTGTGCGCAAGGATGGCAGGCATGCGGTGACTCATTTTCATGTTCTGGAACGATTCAACGGTTATACATTGCTCGAATGTAAATTAGAAACGGGAAGAACGCATCAGATTCGTGTACATATGCAGTTTATCGGTCATCCTCTCGTCGGCGATCCGGTATATGGCCCGAAGAGAACCTTATCGGGAATCGAAGGTCAGGCGTTGCATGCGCAGGTTTTGGGATTCACTCATCCACGCACAGGAGAATACTTGGAGTTTTCAGCGCCGATGCCTGAAGACATGCTTGCGCTTGTTGAACGGTTGCGGAAAGATATGGCTTGA
- the pyrR gene encoding bifunctional pyr operon transcriptional regulator/uracil phosphoribosyltransferase PyrR: MKMKTQLFDAEAIRRALTRIAHEIVEKNKGVEDLVIVGIRTRGIYLAERLAERIFQFEGQKIPVGSIDITLYRDDLQARAEQPEIYGSSIPVDIKDKCVVLVDDVLYTGRTVRAALDALIDIGRPKRIQLAVLVDRGHRELPIRPDYIGKNVPTSHSEVVAVHLSEVDGDDKILLLEKN, translated from the coding sequence TTGAAAATGAAGACTCAATTATTTGATGCGGAAGCGATTCGTCGCGCGTTGACGCGGATCGCCCATGAAATCGTCGAAAAGAATAAAGGTGTTGAAGACTTGGTCATCGTTGGGATTCGTACACGCGGCATCTATCTGGCTGAACGATTAGCGGAACGGATCTTTCAGTTTGAGGGCCAGAAAATTCCTGTCGGTTCGATCGATATCACCCTCTACAGAGATGATTTACAGGCGCGTGCTGAACAGCCGGAAATTTACGGTTCTTCGATTCCGGTAGATATCAAGGACAAATGTGTCGTGTTGGTAGACGATGTATTGTATACGGGAAGAACGGTGCGTGCGGCGCTTGATGCGCTCATAGATATCGGACGGCCCAAACGGATTCAACTGGCTGTCCTCGTAGACAGGGGCCATCGTGAACTGCCGATACGGCCTGATTACATCGGCAAGAATGTGCCGACTTCACATAGCGAAGTGGTGGCCGTTCACCTCTCCGAAGTAGATGGGGATGATAAAATCTTACTGTTAGAGAAAAACTAA
- the uraA gene encoding uracil permease — protein MENQKVIDVSERLSFGKSLPLSLQHLFAMFGSTVLVPFLTGLNPSVALLTGGIGTLIYIFLTKGKIPAYLGSSFAFIAPIIAVSKAEGSGAAMFGAMLSGIVYVLIAAIIAQYGVGWLNRLLPPVVVGSIVIVIGLGLAATAIDMAKKNMLIAFVSLGIAVIASTLFRGFLGVIPILLGIVGGYLFAWMTGAVDLTKVSEAAWFTVPAFTFPKFSSLGAWTIAPVALVTIAEHIGHLLVTESIVGRPLTKDPGLHRSILGDGVATTVAGLIGGPPATTYGENIGVMAITRVYSVWVIGGAACIAILFAFIGKLNALVSSIPVPVMGGISILLFGIIASQGLRMLVDAGIDFSQKRNLTISSVIMVLGVGGAVIHIGGLEIGGMALATFAGILLNLILPKKFS, from the coding sequence TTGGAAAACCAGAAAGTCATCGATGTGTCTGAAAGATTATCCTTTGGAAAATCACTCCCTTTATCTTTACAACATTTGTTTGCGATGTTCGGTTCGACAGTCCTCGTTCCCTTTCTGACCGGATTGAACCCGTCGGTCGCACTGCTTACGGGCGGCATTGGAACGTTGATCTATATCTTTCTTACCAAAGGGAAAATACCCGCATATTTAGGTTCTTCTTTTGCCTTCATCGCACCGATTATCGCCGTTTCGAAGGCGGAAGGTTCGGGGGCGGCCATGTTTGGTGCAATGCTTTCGGGGATCGTTTATGTTCTCATCGCGGCGATTATCGCCCAATATGGTGTCGGGTGGTTGAACAGACTCTTGCCCCCCGTTGTCGTGGGATCTATCGTGATCGTAATCGGCTTGGGACTTGCCGCGACGGCTATCGATATGGCGAAGAAAAATATGCTGATCGCATTCGTTTCTCTGGGGATCGCCGTAATAGCATCAACACTATTTCGCGGTTTTCTTGGAGTCATTCCGATCCTTCTCGGTATTGTAGGCGGTTATCTGTTTGCATGGATGACGGGCGCGGTCGATCTTACGAAAGTATCGGAGGCAGCATGGTTTACGGTTCCGGCTTTCACGTTCCCCAAGTTCTCGTCACTGGGAGCTTGGACGATCGCTCCTGTCGCCTTGGTCACGATCGCGGAACATATCGGGCATTTGCTCGTTACGGAATCGATCGTGGGGCGTCCTTTGACCAAAGATCCGGGATTGCACCGCTCTATTCTCGGAGACGGTGTGGCAACAACCGTCGCTGGACTCATCGGTGGGCCTCCTGCTACCACTTACGGTGAGAATATCGGCGTCATGGCGATCACGCGCGTGTATTCCGTGTGGGTGATCGGTGGGGCGGCGTGTATCGCGATACTGTTTGCCTTCATCGGCAAATTGAATGCGCTCGTCTCGTCGATACCGGTTCCCGTGATGGGCGGAATTTCCATCCTTCTCTTTGGGATCATCGCTTCCCAAGGGCTCCGTATGTTAGTGGACGCCGGTATCGATTTCAGCCAAAAGCGTAATCTGACCATCTCCAGTGTCATCATGGTACTCGGGGTTGGCGGTGCTGTGATACACATTGGCGGGCTCGAAATCGGCGGAATGGCGCTCGCGACTTTCGCGGGAATCCTGTTAAACCTCATTTTGCCTAAAAAATTTTCATAA
- the pyrB gene encoding aspartate carbamoyltransferase: MIRHIVGAKQFARSELETLFYLADEMEAIERNGGSQLLSGKIMASLFFEPSTRTRFSFESAMCRLGGQVISTENASQFSSAIKGETLEDTIRVISGYADVIVMRHYEVGAAERAAAVAEVPVINAGDGAGEHPTQALLDIYTIRKERGIVDGTSIAMVGDLTYGRTVHSLCFLLANYNDVTIYFVSPPNVPIPGKVKEFLQQKGVRFYENDRLHEVAGKVDVLYQTRIQKERFPNRAEYEKAAGHYTVDYELLDKMNERAIIMHPLPRAGEILPEVDADPRAAYFRQAKNGVYIRMALLAHALGKRDITAIQTAARY, translated from the coding sequence ATGATCCGTCATATTGTTGGAGCGAAACAATTTGCCCGCTCGGAGTTAGAAACGTTGTTTTATCTCGCGGATGAAATGGAAGCGATTGAAAGGAACGGGGGCAGCCAACTGCTTTCGGGGAAAATTATGGCGTCCTTGTTCTTCGAGCCTTCGACACGCACGCGTTTTTCCTTTGAGTCGGCGATGTGCCGCCTAGGGGGGCAGGTGATCTCTACGGAGAATGCTTCCCAGTTTTCCTCAGCGATCAAAGGGGAAACGCTGGAAGATACCATCCGCGTAATCTCCGGATATGCGGATGTGATCGTCATGCGCCACTATGAAGTAGGTGCGGCAGAAAGGGCGGCTGCCGTTGCGGAAGTACCTGTGATCAATGCGGGGGATGGAGCGGGCGAACACCCGACGCAAGCACTGCTTGACATCTATACCATCCGCAAAGAACGGGGAATTGTGGATGGTACGTCTATTGCCATGGTCGGCGATCTAACGTACGGAAGAACGGTTCATTCGTTGTGTTTCTTGCTCGCGAATTACAATGATGTGACAATCTACTTCGTTTCACCACCGAATGTGCCGATTCCAGGTAAGGTAAAAGAATTTTTGCAGCAAAAAGGGGTTCGTTTTTACGAGAATGACCGCTTGCATGAAGTGGCAGGGAAAGTGGATGTGTTGTATCAAACGCGCATTCAGAAAGAGAGATTTCCAAATCGTGCAGAATATGAGAAGGCGGCCGGCCATTATACGGTAGATTACGAATTGCTGGATAAAATGAATGAGCGGGCAATCATTATGCATCCCCTTCCCAGGGCGGGTGAGATTTTGCCGGAAGTCGATGCTGATCCGAGAGCCGCTTACTTCCGCCAAGCGAAAAACGGCGTGTATATCCGCATGGCGCTTTTGGCGCACGCTTTGGGGAAACGTGACATAACAGCGATTCAGACGGCAGCACGCTACTAG
- a CDS encoding dihydroorotase: MGLLLTGGYLLDQRTGEKVRRDVLLEDDRIQRIAETIDPVGHECIAVNGHLIVPGFIDVHVHLRTPGFEYKETIATGTKAAARGGYSTVVCMPNTRPVLDSKEMIQFVYDSAVKEGNCRVFAYGAITKGELGEELTDMHALKEAGVVGFTDDGVGVQEAAVMRRAMEQAAELGLPIVIHAEDESLAGNGCMNEGEVSRRLGLPGIPGTAESVHVARDILLAKQTGAHLHVCHISDADAVEMVRFAKSQGIRVTAEVTPHHLLLTDEQIDGTDANWKVNPPLRTERDRIACLEALLDGTIDMIATDHAPHTKEEKAKPFQTAPFGFVGLEFAFPLLYTHLVETGKMSLAQLVEKFTTSPAKVFGLPGGTLAEGNPADITILDLSQENVIDPNTFASKGRNTPFKGMKVKGWPILTITAGTITYRA, encoded by the coding sequence ATGGGATTGTTGTTGACGGGAGGATATCTGTTGGATCAAAGGACAGGAGAAAAAGTGAGGCGCGATGTGCTTCTGGAAGACGATAGGATCCAGCGAATCGCCGAAACCATCGATCCGGTCGGGCATGAGTGTATCGCTGTAAACGGCCATTTGATCGTTCCCGGTTTCATCGATGTGCACGTTCACCTGCGCACCCCCGGATTTGAATATAAAGAGACGATCGCAACGGGTACGAAAGCGGCGGCGCGAGGGGGCTATAGTACGGTCGTCTGCATGCCGAATACTCGGCCTGTGCTCGATTCAAAAGAAATGATCCAATTTGTGTACGATTCGGCCGTTAAAGAAGGAAACTGCCGCGTCTTTGCATATGGTGCGATTACAAAAGGGGAGCTTGGTGAAGAACTGACAGACATGCACGCATTGAAAGAGGCAGGTGTCGTCGGTTTTACGGATGACGGTGTGGGTGTTCAAGAAGCGGCCGTGATGCGTCGAGCGATGGAACAGGCGGCAGAACTCGGTTTGCCAATCGTCATACATGCAGAAGATGAGAGTCTCGCAGGAAACGGATGCATGAACGAAGGGGAAGTCTCGCGGAGACTCGGTCTACCCGGAATCCCAGGCACGGCCGAATCGGTGCACGTGGCTCGCGACATCTTGCTGGCTAAGCAAACGGGCGCTCATTTGCATGTATGTCACATCTCCGATGCGGATGCCGTGGAAATGGTTCGTTTCGCGAAAAGCCAAGGAATCCGAGTGACTGCGGAAGTAACGCCCCATCATTTGCTCTTGACGGATGAACAGATCGACGGGACAGACGCAAATTGGAAAGTGAATCCTCCGTTACGCACCGAACGCGATCGAATCGCTTGTTTGGAAGCTTTGCTTGACGGGACGATCGACATGATCGCAACAGACCATGCGCCGCATACGAAAGAAGAAAAGGCGAAACCGTTTCAAACGGCTCCCTTCGGATTCGTCGGACTGGAGTTCGCTTTCCCCCTTCTCTATACCCATCTCGTAGAGACAGGGAAGATGAGTTTGGCACAACTGGTTGAAAAATTTACGACGAGTCCTGCGAAGGTATTCGGTTTGCCGGGAGGTACGCTCGCGGAAGGCAACCCTGCTGATATCACGATACTCGATCTTTCGCAAGAAAATGTGATTGATCCGAATACGTTTGCTTCGAAAGGCCGCAATACACCGTTTAAGGGAATGAAAGTCAAAGGTTGGCCGATTCTAACGATCACAGCGGGTACAATCACTTACCGCGCGTAA
- a CDS encoding carbamoyl phosphate synthase small subunit, with translation MNARLILEDGSIFAGKAFGASGESFGEVVFNTGMTGYQEVLTDPSYCGQIVTMTYPLIGNYGVNVDDIESTRPQVRGFIVREAAKYPSNWRNMGTIHEYLERYGIMGIEGIDTRALTKRIREHGTMRGLITTSEASDEELHARVRAWEPRRDQVKQVTTPAIYRCPGEGKRVVLMDFGTKSGTVRSLLKRGCDVTIVPAYTSAEEVLSWQPHGVMLSNGPGDPADVPEIIETVRKLIGKVPIFGICLGHQLISLACGAKTEKLPFGHRGANHPVKDVTSGRVYLTSQNHGYYVTKESLEGTDLLLTHINQNDGTVEGVRHKMYPVFSVQYHPEARPGPDDSDYLFDQFVDFMNNQ, from the coding sequence ATGAATGCGAGACTCATATTGGAAGACGGCTCTATTTTTGCAGGAAAAGCGTTCGGTGCCTCCGGCGAATCCTTTGGTGAAGTGGTTTTTAACACGGGAATGACCGGTTATCAAGAAGTATTGACAGACCCATCCTATTGTGGGCAAATCGTCACAATGACATATCCGTTAATCGGCAATTACGGGGTGAACGTGGACGATATCGAATCCACCCGTCCGCAGGTACGCGGTTTTATCGTCAGAGAAGCGGCAAAATACCCTTCCAATTGGCGCAACATGGGGACGATTCATGAATATCTCGAACGTTACGGGATTATGGGAATCGAGGGAATCGATACGCGCGCGTTGACGAAACGGATTCGTGAACATGGAACAATGCGCGGATTGATCACGACGAGCGAAGCTTCCGACGAGGAACTGCACGCGAGAGTACGAGCATGGGAGCCTCGTCGCGATCAGGTGAAGCAAGTCACGACACCGGCCATCTATCGCTGTCCCGGTGAAGGAAAACGCGTCGTGTTAATGGACTTCGGTACGAAATCGGGAACGGTTCGTTCGCTTCTGAAACGCGGCTGTGATGTGACGATTGTTCCCGCTTATACGTCTGCCGAAGAGGTTTTGTCGTGGCAGCCGCACGGGGTGATGCTGTCAAACGGACCGGGCGATCCTGCCGACGTTCCGGAGATCATCGAAACGGTTCGCAAGTTGATCGGAAAGGTTCCCATTTTTGGCATCTGCCTTGGTCACCAATTGATTTCGCTCGCATGCGGCGCAAAGACGGAGAAACTGCCGTTCGGCCATCGCGGTGCCAACCATCCGGTGAAGGATGTAACGAGTGGACGGGTATATTTAACGTCGCAAAACCATGGGTATTACGTGACAAAAGAATCGTTGGAAGGCACGGATCTTCTCTTGACACATATCAACCAAAATGACGGAACGGTCGAAGGGGTTCGCCACAAAATGTATCCTGTTTTTTCCGTACAATATCACCCGGAGGCACGTCCAGGACCCGATGATTCGGATTATCTTTTTGACCAGTTTGTGGACTTTATGAACAACCAATAG